A window of the Leucothrix mucor DSM 2157 genome harbors these coding sequences:
- a CDS encoding alpha/beta fold hydrolase, with the protein MDATIGKLTLHSGQELKNVTMSYSTYGEMNHDKSNVILLFHVLTSSHQAVREQNGNKAGALSEGWWDAFIGPGKTLDTNQFCIICINYLGGCNGSFGPLSIDADTGQAYGEHFPDICLKDIVSSQIAVLDVLGIENLYAVVGPSLGGLLALEFVCQAPNRTQRVISIASSHRIPPTQIAINFEQILVLNTLKEAGCDDKLRMAIARMISMKTFLVPENIDTNTNAIPKKDLSCSGYTLKHPLEKFLHWNTLSFHKRFSEHSYMALLKAMNQYQLEGPKPASLQHQRWLILSIDDDRCFPKSEQEALINYLKPHVVDYQHHTATSLSGHDSCLQEAHLYQSTISNFLSH; encoded by the coding sequence ATGGATGCGACTATAGGGAAGTTGACGCTACATTCAGGACAGGAATTAAAGAATGTCACCATGTCATACAGCACGTATGGCGAAATGAATCATGATAAAAGCAATGTCATTTTACTGTTTCATGTACTTACCAGCTCCCACCAAGCGGTGAGAGAGCAAAACGGCAATAAGGCCGGCGCATTGAGTGAAGGCTGGTGGGATGCCTTTATCGGGCCGGGCAAAACCTTAGATACCAATCAATTCTGCATTATTTGCATAAACTACCTCGGCGGCTGCAATGGCAGTTTCGGACCACTCAGCATTGATGCGGATACCGGTCAGGCTTATGGCGAACACTTTCCGGACATTTGCCTGAAAGACATCGTAAGCTCACAGATTGCGGTCTTGGATGTACTGGGTATTGAGAACCTGTATGCCGTGGTTGGCCCTTCTTTAGGTGGCCTGCTGGCGTTGGAATTTGTCTGCCAAGCACCGAACCGTACGCAACGGGTGATCTCCATTGCCTCCAGCCACCGGATTCCACCCACTCAAATTGCGATTAACTTCGAACAGATTTTAGTGCTTAACACGCTGAAAGAGGCGGGCTGCGATGACAAGCTAAGAATGGCGATCGCACGCATGATTTCCATGAAGACCTTTCTGGTACCGGAAAATATCGACACCAATACCAATGCCATTCCTAAAAAGGACTTATCCTGCAGTGGCTACACGCTGAAGCACCCGCTGGAGAAATTCCTGCATTGGAATACCCTCTCATTCCACAAGCGCTTCTCTGAGCACTCGTATATGGCACTACTCAAAGCCATGAATCAATACCAGCTGGAAGGACCAAAGCCTGCCAGCTTACAACATCAGCGCTGGTTGATTTTGTCGATTGATGATGACCGTTGCTTCCCGAAAAGCGAGCAAGAGGCACTGATTAACTACCTGAAGCCGCATGTGGTGGACTACCAGCACCATACCGCAACCTCCTTAAGTGGTCATGATTCCTGCCTTCAGGAAGCCCACTTATACCAGTCAACGATCAGTAATTTTCTGAGTCATTAA
- a CDS encoding BMP family ABC transporter substrate-binding protein, producing the protein MIKKHTMKQALSTVLLSAGLAFAANSASADDFKIGFVYVGPTGDHGWTYRHDEGRKVLEAMDGVTTTFVESVAEGADSERVIRKLASTGSDMIFTTSFGYMNPTLKVAKAFPKVKFEHATGYKRSKNVGTYSGRFYEGRAVLGNMAGHMTKSNIVGYIASVPIPEVVRGINAFTIAMRKVNPKAEVKVIWVNSWYDPGKEGDAAKALIDQGADIITQHTDSPAPLQVAEKRGVFGFGQASDMSKFAPKSQLTAIIDNWAPYYTARVKAAMDGTWESDDTWDGIKAGMVEVAPYSDLVPDDVKASADAVKNAIVEGTLHPFAGPIKNQAGEVVVKEGETISDGDLLGMDWYVEGVQGSLPK; encoded by the coding sequence ATGATCAAAAAGCATACTATGAAGCAAGCCTTAAGCACCGTGCTGCTGTCTGCCGGACTCGCATTCGCCGCAAACTCAGCCAGTGCTGATGATTTCAAAATAGGCTTCGTTTATGTTGGCCCAACCGGCGACCATGGCTGGACTTACCGCCACGATGAAGGCCGTAAAGTACTGGAAGCAATGGACGGTGTAACCACTACCTTTGTTGAAAGCGTTGCCGAAGGTGCGGATTCCGAGCGTGTTATCCGCAAACTGGCCAGCACTGGCAGTGACATGATTTTCACCACCTCATTCGGTTATATGAACCCGACTCTGAAAGTGGCTAAAGCATTCCCTAAAGTAAAATTTGAGCACGCAACTGGCTACAAGCGCTCAAAGAATGTCGGCACGTATTCCGGCCGTTTTTATGAAGGTCGTGCGGTACTCGGTAATATGGCTGGTCACATGACTAAGTCTAACATCGTAGGCTACATTGCGTCTGTGCCCATTCCTGAAGTCGTTCGTGGTATCAATGCATTCACCATTGCCATGCGCAAAGTAAACCCAAAAGCTGAAGTGAAAGTGATCTGGGTAAACTCTTGGTACGATCCTGGTAAAGAAGGCGATGCGGCTAAGGCATTGATCGATCAGGGCGCAGACATTATCACTCAGCACACGGACTCTCCTGCACCGCTACAGGTTGCTGAGAAGCGTGGCGTGTTTGGTTTTGGCCAAGCGTCTGACATGTCTAAATTTGCACCTAAGTCACAGCTGACCGCGATCATTGATAACTGGGCACCGTATTACACGGCTCGCGTTAAAGCGGCAATGGATGGCACTTGGGAGTCAGATGACACTTGGGATGGCATTAAAGCCGGTATGGTTGAAGTCGCACCTTACAGCGACTTGGTTCCTGACGATGTAAAAGCCTCAGCCGATGCGGTTAAAAATGCAATCGTCGAAGGCACGCTGCACCCATTTGCAGGCCCAATCAAAAACCAGGCTGGCGAAGTCGTGGTTAAAGAAGGCGAAACCATTAGTGATGGTGATTTATTAGGCATGGACTGGTACGTCGAAGGCGTTCAGGGCTCTCTGCCAAAATAA
- a CDS encoding D-amino-acid transaminase: MSRIVYVNGEFVPEADAKVSVFDRGFMFADGVYEVSSVLRGKLIENNGHMVRLRRSLSELEMPSPATDEEIEAIQKELIKRNNLDEGLVYLQVTRGAADRDFAYPKGVAPTLVMFTQAKNVLGNPISETGISVITVEDIRWGRRDIKTVGLLAPCMAKMQAKAAGADDAWMVEDGYITEGSSNNAYIVTDNGTIVTRQIGHEILNGITRRAVLALAEKHSYKVEERLFTVEECYNAAEAFVTSATLFVQPVVKIDDKQIGDGRPGLVAQQLRELYIGMALAEVESA, translated from the coding sequence ATGAGCAGAATCGTTTATGTAAATGGTGAATTTGTTCCAGAAGCGGACGCCAAAGTATCAGTATTTGATCGTGGCTTTATGTTTGCAGACGGAGTCTATGAAGTATCTTCTGTATTGCGCGGCAAGCTGATTGAAAACAATGGCCACATGGTGCGCCTACGTCGCTCTTTATCTGAGTTAGAAATGCCATCACCGGCAACTGACGAAGAAATCGAAGCAATCCAAAAAGAGCTGATCAAGCGCAATAATCTGGATGAAGGTCTGGTTTACCTGCAAGTCACTCGTGGCGCAGCGGACCGTGACTTTGCTTATCCGAAAGGCGTTGCTCCGACTTTAGTGATGTTCACGCAAGCTAAGAACGTATTAGGCAACCCAATTTCTGAAACCGGTATTTCTGTCATCACGGTTGAAGATATCCGTTGGGGACGTCGCGACATTAAAACCGTTGGTTTGCTAGCGCCATGTATGGCAAAAATGCAGGCTAAAGCCGCTGGCGCAGATGATGCGTGGATGGTTGAAGATGGCTACATCACAGAAGGCAGCTCAAACAATGCCTACATCGTGACTGACAATGGCACGATTGTAACGCGTCAAATCGGCCATGAAATCTTAAATGGCATTACACGCCGTGCGGTATTGGCACTGGCAGAGAAGCATTCTTACAAAGTTGAAGAGCGTTTGTTCACGGTTGAAGAGTGCTACAACGCTGCAGAAGCTTTTGTAACCTCTGCGACTTTGTTCGTACAGCCGGTTGTGAAAATTGATGACAAGCAAATTGGCGATGGCCGTCCGGGTCTGGTTGCTCAGCAATTGCGTGAGCTATACATCGGCATGGCATTGGCTGAAGTTGAGTCAGCCTGA
- a CDS encoding pyridoxal phosphate-dependent decarboxylase family protein yields the protein MSQQPFDWNNQQWDEALGVFGKLVKEASGNWESRDPIPTIDSHTDILSHYQSEVPASGQSLDSLLPKLEHLVENSGYNNHPKFLAYITAAADPIGVMGDFLAAAINQNPGISQIAPAASAIEMQTLSWFKDMMGYDKEASGIYSSGGQFANILALSAARNHKIPNVRSEGLPAGQKYAFYVSNQAHYCHKQALEMLGFGSNSLRSVPVTPDYLINIEVLEALIEEDIANGVIPIAIIANAGSVGCGMVDPIVKMVELAKRYDIWLHADGAYGAPAVITRYASDDLKAISQADSIAFDPHKWFYSPVGAGVTLLKRGRDLVNTFSAQPSYVQKNPESEIIDFIDYTPENSRPFRALKIWLGIQYHGLDAYREMMEHDIAIIHEAAELIKATPSLELIMEPELSVVCWRYNPRETLDKEQLSKLQLAIVEKLSQHEQTLISRAELLDGSVVMRACSVNFRTTQAMLNDIVKQSANWGATLENNLL from the coding sequence ATGTCACAACAACCATTCGACTGGAACAACCAACAATGGGATGAGGCCTTAGGGGTATTTGGAAAACTAGTCAAAGAAGCCTCCGGTAACTGGGAATCTCGCGACCCGATTCCAACAATCGATTCACATACCGACATACTCAGCCACTATCAAAGCGAGGTGCCTGCCAGCGGTCAATCGCTGGATAGCTTACTGCCCAAGCTAGAGCACTTGGTGGAAAACAGCGGCTACAACAATCATCCAAAGTTTCTAGCCTATATTACCGCTGCCGCTGATCCTATCGGCGTGATGGGTGACTTTTTAGCCGCTGCTATTAATCAAAATCCCGGCATTAGCCAAATCGCACCCGCTGCCTCAGCCATCGAAATGCAAACACTGAGCTGGTTTAAAGACATGATGGGCTACGATAAAGAGGCTTCCGGCATCTACTCCAGTGGCGGCCAGTTTGCCAATATTCTGGCGCTTAGCGCCGCGCGCAATCACAAGATTCCGAATGTGCGCAGCGAAGGCCTGCCAGCCGGGCAAAAGTACGCATTTTATGTCAGCAACCAAGCGCACTATTGTCATAAACAAGCGCTGGAAATGCTCGGATTTGGCAGTAATAGCCTGCGTTCGGTGCCAGTTACGCCAGATTACCTGATTAATATTGAGGTTTTAGAGGCTTTAATTGAAGAAGATATCGCCAACGGTGTGATTCCGATTGCCATTATCGCCAATGCCGGTTCAGTGGGCTGCGGAATGGTCGATCCGATCGTTAAAATGGTCGAGCTCGCCAAGCGCTATGACATCTGGTTACACGCCGATGGGGCTTATGGCGCACCGGCAGTCATTACCCGCTATGCCAGCGATGATTTGAAGGCGATTAGCCAAGCAGACTCGATTGCATTTGACCCACACAAGTGGTTTTACTCGCCAGTGGGCGCAGGGGTTACCTTGCTGAAGCGCGGGCGTGATCTGGTCAATACCTTTAGTGCGCAGCCTAGCTATGTGCAGAAGAATCCGGAAAGTGAAATCATCGATTTTATTGATTACACGCCGGAGAATTCACGACCTTTCAGGGCGCTAAAAATCTGGCTGGGAATCCAATATCACGGCTTGGATGCTTATCGGGAAATGATGGAACACGACATCGCCATCATCCATGAAGCGGCTGAATTAATTAAAGCGACACCCTCGCTTGAGTTAATTATGGAGCCGGAGTTATCCGTGGTTTGCTGGCGCTATAATCCACGCGAAACCTTGGATAAGGAACAACTTAGCAAACTGCAGTTAGCCATTGTTGAAAAGCTTAGCCAGCATGAGCAAACGCTGATTTCCAGGGCGGAGCTACTGGATGGCAGTGTGGTTATGCGGGCCTGTAGCGTCAACTTCAGGACAACTCAGGCAATGCTGAACGACATCGTGAAGCAGTCAGCAAATTGGGGCGCAACGCTCGAAAATAACTTGCTGTAA
- a CDS encoding tetratricopeptide repeat protein: protein MTRILRTMTALIASGALLFPPAFAEDSIEYATKPNRGLNAIQHNQLDTLFDALRHSKSKQEAQDHEQEIWRIWMTPDDTEIGALMDRAMLEIQEQRYSESLQTLDTIVSRSPKYAEAWNQRALVHFQLKQYDTSLEDIAATLKLEPRHFGALIGRSKIYLELGKSKLAEESLLKALRYHPYLPGRGLLLMIPAEPIAEEDLPFI, encoded by the coding sequence ATGACCCGGATTTTACGCACGATGACCGCTCTGATTGCCAGTGGGGCGCTACTGTTTCCACCCGCATTTGCAGAGGACTCGATCGAATATGCCACGAAACCAAATCGTGGTCTGAACGCGATCCAGCACAACCAATTAGATACCCTGTTTGATGCCTTGCGTCATTCTAAAAGCAAGCAGGAAGCGCAGGACCATGAGCAGGAAATTTGGCGCATTTGGATGACGCCCGATGACACTGAAATCGGCGCGTTAATGGATCGGGCCATGCTGGAAATACAAGAACAGCGCTACAGCGAATCTTTGCAGACACTGGATACCATTGTTAGTCGCTCGCCCAAGTATGCGGAAGCGTGGAATCAGCGAGCTTTGGTGCATTTTCAGTTGAAACAATATGATACCTCGCTGGAAGATATTGCGGCCACACTCAAGCTTGAGCCGAGACATTTCGGCGCATTGATCGGGCGTAGTAAGATTTATCTGGAGCTGGGAAAAAGTAAATTGGCTGAGGAAAGTTTATTGAAAGCCTTGCGCTATCATCCTTATTTGCCAGGTCGGGGGCTGTTGTTAATGATCCCCGCAGAGCCGATTGCAGAAGAAGATCTCCCCTTTATTTGA
- the speA gene encoding biosynthetic arginine decarboxylase, producing the protein MTNLQQPQDWTVEDSADLYGIREWGAGYFDLTEDGNAAVTVEINGKTITVAIMDIVQGMQDRGMEMPCILRIENLLDFRITELNEAFAAAIELVGYQNHYRGVFPIKVNQQCHVVEEIANFGSRYNHGLEAGSKAELIIALSQLTDHESLIICNGYKDAEFIELGLYARQIGIRCFFVLETPTELPIIIERSKALGIEPLIGVRLRLSTTVDGHWKDDSGDRSIFGLSTSALLDVVDELKKHDMLHCLQLLHSHLGSQIPNIRNVRTGVAEVCRFYCGLVKEGAPMGYLDLGGGLAVDYEGSSSNSTHSMNYQLDEYCVNIVETVAEAMNSEEVAHPVLVSESGRATVAYSSMLLFNILDVRNQTPAPIPAEINEDSPEVLHSLFALKGTINIDNFQECYNDSIYYRDEVRELFHRGHATLRDRALAENINLSVLGDIAKLLPEMTRIPSELENLPELLSDIYYGNFSLFQSLPDVWAIDQLFPIMPIHRLNEEPTRQATIADITCDCDGKIDKFSLPTGHANTLPLHEIKKDEEYYMGVFLVGAYQETLGDLHNLFGDTNVVSVKIEEEDGGYNFQREFEGDSISDVLSYVEYNPTTMQEQFRKKAEAAVRDGKITVAMRKQMMKAFRESLQGYTYFER; encoded by the coding sequence ATGACTAATTTGCAACAGCCTCAAGACTGGACCGTAGAAGATAGTGCCGACCTGTATGGCATCCGGGAGTGGGGCGCGGGTTATTTTGATCTGACAGAAGATGGCAACGCTGCCGTCACGGTTGAGATTAATGGCAAGACAATTACCGTGGCGATTATGGATATCGTTCAGGGTATGCAAGATCGTGGCATGGAAATGCCGTGCATATTGCGGATTGAAAACTTGCTGGATTTCCGGATTACCGAGCTTAATGAAGCCTTTGCAGCAGCTATTGAGTTAGTGGGCTACCAAAACCATTATCGCGGCGTATTCCCGATTAAGGTGAATCAGCAATGCCATGTGGTTGAGGAGATCGCCAACTTCGGTAGTCGCTATAACCACGGTTTAGAAGCCGGCAGTAAAGCCGAGCTAATTATCGCCCTATCGCAGCTCACCGATCACGAAAGCCTGATCATTTGTAACGGCTACAAAGATGCCGAATTCATTGAGCTAGGCCTGTATGCCCGTCAGATCGGCATTCGCTGCTTCTTCGTGCTAGAAACGCCAACCGAGCTGCCAATCATTATCGAGCGCAGTAAAGCGCTGGGCATCGAGCCACTAATTGGTGTGCGCTTGCGCTTATCGACCACGGTTGATGGCCACTGGAAAGATGACAGTGGCGACCGCTCTATTTTCGGCCTTTCAACCTCCGCACTACTGGATGTGGTTGATGAGCTAAAAAAGCATGATATGTTGCATTGCCTGCAATTACTGCACAGCCACCTTGGCTCGCAAATTCCGAACATTCGCAATGTACGGACCGGTGTGGCGGAAGTCTGCCGTTTCTACTGCGGTTTGGTGAAAGAAGGCGCGCCAATGGGCTATCTTGACCTCGGTGGCGGATTAGCCGTGGACTATGAAGGAAGCAGCAGTAACAGCACTCACAGCATGAACTATCAGCTGGACGAGTACTGCGTGAATATCGTTGAAACCGTGGCGGAAGCCATGAACAGCGAAGAGGTTGCGCATCCGGTATTAGTTTCCGAATCTGGCCGCGCCACCGTGGCGTACTCGTCCATGCTGCTATTTAATATTTTGGATGTGCGCAATCAAACGCCTGCGCCAATTCCTGCTGAAATTAATGAAGACAGCCCGGAAGTCCTGCACAGCTTATTTGCGCTGAAAGGCACGATTAATATCGATAACTTTCAGGAGTGCTACAACGACTCCATTTATTACCGCGATGAAGTGCGTGAATTATTCCATCGTGGTCATGCCACTTTGCGTGATCGTGCGCTGGCTGAAAACATTAATCTCTCAGTACTCGGCGATATCGCCAAGCTATTGCCAGAGATGACGCGAATTCCTTCTGAGCTGGAAAATTTACCGGAGCTGCTGTCCGATATTTACTACGGCAACTTCAGTCTGTTCCAGTCGCTACCAGATGTGTGGGCGATTGATCAGCTATTCCCGATTATGCCAATTCATCGCTTAAATGAAGAGCCAACGCGTCAGGCGACCATCGCGGATATTACCTGCGACTGCGACGGCAAGATCGACAAATTCTCATTGCCAACCGGCCATGCTAATACCTTGCCACTTCATGAAATCAAGAAGGATGAAGAGTATTACATGGGCGTATTCTTAGTCGGTGCCTATCAGGAAACACTGGGCGATTTACACAATCTGTTTGGCGACACCAACGTGGTCAGCGTCAAGATCGAAGAAGAAGATGGTGGCTACAACTTCCAGCGTGAGTTTGAGGGTGACAGCATTTCTGATGTACTCAGCTATGTGGAGTACAACCCAACAACCATGCAGGAACAATTCCGCAAGAAAGCAGAAGCGGCAGTGCGTGACGGCAAGATTACAGTCGCCATGCGCAAACAAATGATGAAAGCTTTCCGTGAGAGCTTGCAAGGCTACACCTATTTCGAGCGCTAA
- a CDS encoding ABC transporter permease — protein MDILIPILLTIITAATPLLYAALGELITEKSGVLNLGVEGMILVGAVCGFSVVHYSGSATLGVIAGAGAGALLSLMFAALVLGFQASQVATGLALTIFGVGLSALIGQDMVGVAYDGLPKLVIPYLSDIPVLGTLLFQQDILVYGSILMVFLVWWFLKYSRAGLILRAVGDSHDAAHAIGYPVIRIRLLAILFGGAMSGIAGAYLSLAYSPMWIENMSAGRGWIALALVVFATWRPGRVLLGAYLFGGISILQLHAQAIGIAIPSQVMSMLPYLATIVVLVVISRDQNKIKLNSPACIGKPFHPTS, from the coding sequence ATGGACATATTAATTCCAATCCTTCTGACCATTATTACGGCGGCCACACCGCTACTTTACGCGGCATTAGGTGAGCTAATCACCGAGAAGTCAGGCGTGTTAAACCTCGGTGTGGAAGGCATGATCTTAGTGGGTGCCGTCTGCGGCTTCTCAGTCGTGCATTATTCCGGCAGCGCTACACTTGGCGTAATTGCGGGCGCTGGCGCAGGTGCTTTGCTATCGCTAATGTTTGCAGCGCTAGTGCTTGGCTTTCAAGCCAGCCAAGTTGCAACCGGTTTAGCGCTAACCATCTTCGGCGTCGGCTTAAGTGCGCTGATTGGTCAGGATATGGTCGGTGTTGCCTACGATGGCTTGCCTAAGTTGGTCATCCCTTATTTATCGGATATTCCAGTGCTTGGTACCCTGTTATTTCAGCAGGATATTCTGGTTTACGGCTCCATCCTGATGGTCTTTTTAGTCTGGTGGTTCCTCAAATACAGCCGCGCAGGACTCATTTTACGCGCGGTTGGCGACTCACACGACGCAGCTCATGCTATCGGTTATCCAGTCATTCGCATTCGCCTGCTCGCCATTCTATTTGGCGGTGCGATGTCAGGGATTGCAGGGGCTTATCTGTCGCTGGCTTACTCACCGATGTGGATTGAGAATATGAGTGCAGGCCGTGGTTGGATTGCACTGGCGCTGGTAGTGTTTGCCACTTGGCGACCAGGGCGTGTGCTACTGGGTGCCTATCTATTTGGCGGTATCTCAATCCTACAGCTACATGCGCAAGCAATCGGTATTGCCATTCCATCACAGGTGATGTCGATGCTGCCATACTTGGCAACCATTGTGGTATTGGTCGTGATTTCCCGCGATCAAAACAAGATTAAACTGAACTCGCCAGCCTGTATTGGCAAGCCGTTCCACCCAACTTCATAA
- the nspC gene encoding carboxynorspermidine decarboxylase, whose translation MQFTDFSKLDLNSLPSPCFVVDEVAVERNLAILKQVADASGAKVLAALKAFSMWHLAPLTGQYLNGTCASGLHEARLGHEEYGGEVHVFSAAYSAADLQELLGFADHVVFNSMRQWQRFQPMIKEALAERPSMQFGLRINPEHSEGAVPIYDPCAPGSRLGIPLSQLDETQLDGISGLHFHTLCEQGFEPLSRTLDAVEEKFGHLLPQMQWVNFGGGHHITAPGYQLHELIERIKAFSAKYDVQVYLEPGEAVAIGTGVLVAEVLDITWNQVDQAILDISATCHMPDTLEMPYRPDISDSGEAGELAHTYRLGGLTCLAGDVISDYSFAEPLQVGQRLIFEDMAHYTMVKTTTFNGTRLPALVIWNSNTNNFKTVREFGYLDFKQRLS comes from the coding sequence GTGCAGTTTACCGACTTTAGCAAGCTGGATCTCAACAGCCTGCCTTCTCCCTGCTTTGTAGTGGATGAGGTGGCTGTTGAGCGCAATCTGGCGATCTTAAAGCAGGTGGCCGATGCGTCGGGAGCCAAAGTGCTCGCGGCGCTCAAAGCCTTTTCCATGTGGCATCTTGCACCACTGACTGGCCAGTATTTAAACGGCACTTGCGCCAGTGGCTTACACGAAGCACGGCTGGGCCATGAAGAATACGGCGGGGAAGTGCATGTATTTTCGGCGGCCTACAGTGCGGCGGACTTACAAGAGCTATTAGGCTTTGCAGACCATGTCGTCTTTAACTCCATGAGACAGTGGCAACGCTTTCAGCCCATGATTAAAGAAGCACTTGCTGAGCGCCCTTCCATGCAATTTGGCTTGCGGATTAACCCTGAGCATTCTGAAGGCGCGGTACCAATTTATGACCCTTGCGCTCCAGGCTCTCGCTTAGGTATTCCCTTATCGCAGCTGGATGAAACGCAGCTAGATGGCATTAGCGGACTGCATTTTCACACTTTGTGCGAGCAAGGTTTTGAGCCGTTATCGCGTACACTGGATGCGGTTGAAGAGAAGTTCGGTCATTTGCTGCCACAAATGCAATGGGTGAATTTTGGTGGTGGTCATCACATTACTGCGCCAGGCTACCAGCTGCATGAATTGATTGAGCGGATTAAAGCATTCTCAGCAAAATACGATGTGCAAGTGTATCTGGAGCCAGGTGAAGCGGTGGCTATTGGCACCGGCGTGTTAGTGGCTGAAGTCTTAGATATTACTTGGAATCAGGTCGATCAGGCGATTTTAGACATCTCGGCCACCTGCCACATGCCGGATACGCTGGAAATGCCATACCGGCCCGATATCAGCGATTCAGGTGAGGCCGGAGAGTTGGCTCACACCTACCGTTTAGGTGGTTTGACGTGTTTAGCTGGTGATGTGATCTCGGATTACAGTTTTGCCGAGCCATTACAGGTTGGCCAACGCCTGATATTCGAAGATATGGCACATTACACCATGGTAAAGACCACAACCTTCAATGGCACACGCTTACCGGCCTTAGTTATATGGAATTCTAATACCAATAACTTCAAGACGGTCCGTGAGTTTGGTTATCTTGATTTTAAGCAACGCTTATCATAG
- a CDS encoding saccharopine dehydrogenase family protein, with the protein MSKKVMIIGAGGVGGVVAHKCAQLPEVFGEIILASRTEAKCKAIAAQLSREIATAQVDADNVPELTALLKKERPDLVINVALPYQDLTIMDACLAAGIDYMDTANYEPLDTAKFEYKWQWEYQERFKEAGLTALLGSGFDPGATNVFTAYLAKHYFDEIHELDIIDVNGGDHGYPFATNFNPEINIREVTAECRHWENGEFVTTPAMSKKASFTCPEDVGTYNIYRMYHEELESLSKHFPSLKRAQFWMSFGDSYLKHLEVLGNVGMTGIEPVMYNGQEIVPIQFLAKMLPDPSSLGPRTKGRTCIGCVVRGVKDGKEKVVYLYNTCDHQECYKEVQSQAISYTTGVPAMIGAKMILEEKWKAPGVWNIEEFDPDPFMEDMNKYGLPWKVIELDEFNLDQDA; encoded by the coding sequence ATGTCTAAAAAAGTCATGATTATTGGCGCCGGTGGTGTTGGCGGAGTGGTTGCACACAAATGTGCGCAGCTGCCGGAAGTTTTTGGTGAGATTATTCTTGCCAGCCGTACCGAAGCTAAGTGTAAAGCGATTGCCGCTCAACTAAGCCGTGAAATTGCAACCGCGCAAGTGGATGCGGATAACGTTCCCGAGTTGACTGCATTGTTAAAAAAAGAGCGCCCCGACTTGGTGATCAATGTGGCACTGCCATATCAGGATCTGACCATTATGGATGCCTGTCTGGCAGCCGGTATCGATTATATGGATACGGCTAACTACGAGCCGTTGGATACCGCCAAGTTTGAATACAAATGGCAGTGGGAGTATCAGGAGCGCTTTAAAGAGGCAGGCTTAACGGCATTGCTGGGTAGTGGTTTTGACCCTGGCGCGACGAATGTCTTTACAGCTTACTTGGCTAAGCATTACTTCGATGAAATTCACGAGTTGGATATCATTGATGTCAACGGCGGCGATCATGGCTATCCATTTGCGACTAACTTCAATCCGGAAATTAACATCCGTGAAGTCACCGCAGAGTGTCGCCATTGGGAAAACGGTGAGTTTGTTACTACGCCTGCGATGTCCAAAAAAGCGAGCTTTACCTGTCCGGAAGATGTGGGTACTTACAATATTTACCGCATGTACCACGAAGAGCTGGAATCACTTAGCAAGCACTTCCCATCACTGAAGCGTGCGCAGTTCTGGATGAGCTTTGGTGACAGCTACCTGAAGCACTTGGAAGTACTGGGCAATGTGGGCATGACAGGCATTGAGCCGGTGATGTACAACGGTCAGGAAATTGTACCGATTCAATTCTTGGCAAAAATGCTACCAGACCCATCCAGCCTTGGCCCTCGCACTAAAGGCAGAACCTGCATTGGTTGTGTGGTGCGCGGCGTGAAAGATGGCAAAGAGAAGGTCGTGTACCTGTACAACACCTGCGATCACCAAGAGTGCTATAAAGAAGTCCAGTCTCAGGCGATTTCTTACACTACCGGTGTACCTGCCATGATTGGCGCCAAGATGATTCTTGAAGAAAAATGGAAAGCGCCGGGCGTTTGGAATATCGAGGAGTTCGATCCAGACCCATTCATGGAAGACATGAACAAGTACGGCCTGCCATGGAAAGTGATTGAGCTGGATGAGTTCAATCTGGATCAGGACGCTTAA